ctttgtttcacataaaacccGTTGAATAGTTTGATAACACAGCTTGTGATACTTGTCTGAACCATTTCAGAAGTAAAAAGTATTGTAGTGATGAAAGAGTCCCAATTTTCCAAACTATAGCCAGCGAAAACATGAGAGTTActggtcaatttcgccggctgcccaATTTCGCcagctgccggctcttaatgaaacccctgccaAGTGTTGTCAGCTTCAATCACAGAAGTCATGTCAACTCTTAGGAAAGGTCTTCATGGTTTCAGTGTAATtaagtagaatgcgcctcaaaagtgaaagacttaaacttttgctcaaactttttaaaaactaaggcagtcaaagtttttctttctccaagagctttaaaatgagtggttgatcagaaaaatcgtagaaatttgagagactgaatatctgtccccgaggcgtgttctaccttaatgcaaGTCCCATGATGTCATATAGGTGCAAGTCACAAGTTGAAAGAGTGAGCTTGTTGAAAGTTAATATCATCCAGGAGATATCATGCCCTCAAAACTAACACTGACTACCAACtacatagactgaaagattcagctgTGTGCACACGCTCCGCAACCTCTGACCCAACACGAGGGAATACCGCCACACAGCTGAATCTTTAGTCTACCAACCACCCAACCTTTCTCCAAATGGTCATGACGTTTGTCTGTCTTTGCTTTGCAGGAGGCAAAACAGAGATAATATGGTGGTTGCCACAAAATGTCGATTCAACACCAAACCAGGTGATCCAAATGGTGTGGGTTTAGGAAGGAAACACATCTTGTGGAGTGTTGAACAAAGCTTGAAAAGATTACAAACAGACTACATTGATCTATATCAGGTAAACTGTATTGATCAGCGGAACATTGTAAGACCTATGAAATGACAGGATAAATATAAACTCATGTTGGTACAGTTGAACAAAGTAGAATgattaaagaaaaacaaattactttgCTGAAGAAGACTTCAAATAATTGAAGAAATTCGCAAGTTGGTAATAATTATTTAATCTCACTTTCAGCTGTCAGAAAGGCTATATTAGGCTGATAGAATTCAGAATCaatatctgctttgatcaaaatCTTTCCATTAAACATTtgctaaccctttcacccccagttccctgtgtacaggggtccaattttaccatagaaaacaatggatttgggaaatACCACAGTGGTGAAAGGTGTTCTGTGCATGATCAAGCACATAGCTTTTGATGGGAATTAATTTGATTAAAAAACTGCATGATTACAGCTTTAAAATTTTGCATTCTATTTAGCATACAATCAGTCTTTTTTCACACAGACTCCTTGATATACTCTAACAGATTCACATTTGGGACAAAGCAACACCAATTCAAGAAACACTACGGACAATGGATGACTTGGTTCGCAGTGGTAAAGTACGATACATCGGTGCCAGTAACTTAACAGGCTGGCAGATGCAAAAGATTGTTTAtgaatgtaaaattatgggaCTTCATCCACTTGTTAGCATTCAGGTAAAATACTCCTCTCATGTATAAGTTCTTCTACAGTGTATTCCCTCTTTCAACACAgacagaaaaatcaaatgtaaacTATTCCTTATAACAGTGTTAGATTTTATGTTATTTGAACGGTGAAAGACACATTCTTCTCTTCTTAGTTTtccatatatatattgattattCAATATATGTATTATGTGTATGATAAAGTATATTAAAGTATGTGGTTATATATATGCAATGGATAAAAGTATACTTTAGAATGTGTATTACAAAATATGATActgctgtgtgtgtgtatgtatgtatatatatatatgtatatatatatatatatatatatatatatatatatatctgagatagagagagagagaagagagagagagagagagagagagagagagagagagagagagagagagagagagagagagccaatACTTTCATCTAGATTATAAAAAGAGAGAAATAAGAGCTAATTAAGagttgataatttgaaatttagaaATTGTAAAACCTTTTCAGCTGATAACCTAAAATTACATTGTTCATACTCTTTCAATCTGGACTAAGATGAGGCAATAAGAGAAAATTGgattttaaatattgaaattgacaGAAAATTTTCCATTACAGGCCCAGTATAGTTTATTATGCAGGGGAGTGGAGCTTGAAGTGGTTGATGTCTGTAGGAATGAAGGTATAGCTCTGTTACCATGGAGTCCACTGAAAGGGTAAAGTTTGCTAGCTTTGATCTTCCACCCCTATGTCCATCCAGACATACCCACACTCCCTATTaaaaacaatgggtttggaccaaaccatgacATGAAAGAGGTAAAGCTATTGCCTAGCATTTTCTTGTATGAACATGTAGACTGATCTAAGACACAGTGGCCAACATAACTAGAGTTCATAACATGGAATTAACGACAAAAAACTTTGACCCATTCTGTGAATCAACCACATTTTCAAATAGCCATGAAATTAGATCGTGTACTGGTAGACTGGAAAGAGCAAGTTATCCTGTATTGCCTTACTGTATCTCCATTCTTTGTTTTATAATGATGAAGAAAGTGAGTTTGGTGGCTTAACAGAGGATCCTGATATTTATCCTTCTTCCCCAGTGAAAAGTGTGGCTTTTAATAAACTTTAGTGAGTGGTTTTACTACAATTGTCACTCAAATCTCAGTGCACTTCATTCCCCTACCCGTATCTTTTctcatgttttctttttttccaatTTATCCATTAGTGGTTGGTTGACAGGAAAAGCCAAGAAAGGAATGCCACCTCCGAGTGGAAGTCGCATGGCTTTTGTGGAATCTGATAGAAGACGGGAGTATGAGAGCCACCCAAGCTTCTCAACATTTGGAAACAATGAACAAGTACTAAACCTGATAGAACACATggagaatattgcaaagaattgtGGTAAGTGAATCTATGCTGGATGACTTAATAGTTGACAGCAGAAAAGTCTGATTCAATATGCATCCAAACATGAGGTTTGTGACATAGCTGTTATCCAAATTTTGCCAAGTCTTGCTATAGCCATGTTCTTTCTGAGAATATAGCTGTTTTCAATGCCATGTCATAGATTTTACATCTGTAAAGccattgacaaaattacaaaacattaaaaatgaaattctttaacttttaaataaagataaatattattttacgCCAGGAAAGTTTTCACATGAATTGTTCATCACATACTTCAAAGTGTTTTATCAAAGGACCCGTATGTTGATTTGCTTTTGATAAGTTATAATGCACTTTGAATGGAGGCATTGAAAGTCTCTTTATATGCAACTCTGTTGGACTTGTGTGTAGTTATCAAACTATCCATAAGGGGTTGGCCAGAATGTTGATTGCCACTGGTGGCACCAATCAATTGCCATCTCTCATTTCCAGACTGTCTTATTATGACAACTATAGACTTGTGATAATACTCATTGTACAGTCCCGCTTTTGTGATGGAAGGACTGTGGTTGTACCAAGCAATACTGACAGGTGAAAATGTAGATCACTATATCCTTAACCATGTTAACTGGATAGCTATGCAACCTCAGTGTACAACCTTGTGTCACAAATGCATTATTTGGAAGACTCACCATTTCTCTTACTCATGATTGAAAGGAACCGTGCTCAAAGCTGTGTTTATATCTTATATTTCATTGTTGACACGATGAATGTTAACTTGATGTGTATATTGATTTACCTTGGACAATTGACATTATGATACCTTTCCCCCGTACTAATTTGATGTATTTGACATATTTCAAAGGTAAATCTGTTGCCCAAGTTGCCCTTCGCTGGTTGTTGCAAAAAGACGCAGTTGCCTCAGTTGTAATTGGTGCAAAGACTATACAACAGCTGGATGACAACATGGGTGCTTCAAGTGGTTGGGAACTAACGGATCAACAGGTATGGAAGGCATGATGTTCCATGTGGGGAAGGTGGTGAACTGAGTCAATAAATGGCATTTAGATGCACAGAGAGTATAAAAAAGTGTGTCTGTCAATATCTGATTATTGGCATCATTTAGGAATTGGTGTTAGAAATCAGCTACATATAGTAGGATATGTTTGGCTGTAGAAGATACATTTACTGGAGGAATTAAAGAACATGacgacatacatatacatacacatataataGTGAACATGCAGTTATTTTCCCAGTGGAGAAAGTGTTGGAATAAGAAGTGAAGAGCAGATAAAATAGATTCAAGGGAACTAGGTGAACATCTGTAAATTTAAGTTTTAAACCAAAATAATCAGTATTGAACCAGCTGATATATTTCTTCTTCTGATAGCATATCCAAACATTTTCTCCATGAACACATACCATCTAAACATGCTTTCTAATGCATTTAGTCCATTGCAAAGCTGAATTTCACATCTCAAATGAAGAGAGGGTACTTGTAATACATAAATTTCAGTAAGTATTGTCcttctagtcatgaacatttgacacatGCAGTGGTGGACGCTATAAACTTCTggcaaaatttgagaaaaatgaaattatgggACCACCAGTGCCTTCTACTTGTGGACATGCCACACTGGGGAATTCCCGGATTTGTTTTGAAAGAGGGAAATGAGTGATAGCATGACACTTTTACTGTTGAATAGCCAACAATGTCAtttgtaaatgtatgatttttgtttCAGATGACAGAACTTGATGAATTAAGTGAAACGGAAGAACCATACCCATATTACATGATAAACAGATGTAACAGAGACAGAATCAGATCATCATGGTGTTCATGATGTCTACAACTGTCAAGTATTTCCAGAAAGACTTGAAGTTGCCACAGCTTTCCATTAAAGTGATtgtaactctaacttttgatgatttttcactacttttgtttttaatgtcaatcacagtttcttgttccactccc
Above is a window of Ptychodera flava strain L36383 chromosome 19, AS_Pfla_20210202, whole genome shotgun sequence DNA encoding:
- the LOC139118463 gene encoding 1-deoxyxylulose-5-phosphate synthase YajO-like encodes the protein MRMASSVSRMRYNYLGKSGLKVSNICLGTLTFGENKFGRPGQCDENLSHQILDRFVECGGNYIDTSDNYQDGMSETYVGSWLQARQNRDNMVVATKCRFNTKPGDPNGVGLGRKHILWSVEQSLKRLQTDYIDLYQIHIWDKATPIQETLRTMDDLVRSGKVRYIGASNLTGWQMQKIVYECKIMGLHPLVSIQAQYSLLCRGVELEVVDVCRNEGIALLPWSPLKGGWLTGKAKKGMPPPSGSRMAFVESDRRREYESHPSFSTFGNNEQVLNLIEHMENIAKNCGKSVAQVALRWLLQKDAVASVVIGAKTIQQLDDNMGASSGWELTDQQMTELDELSETEEPYPYYMINRCNRDRIRSSWCS